Proteins found in one Bacteroidia bacterium genomic segment:
- the mutS gene encoding DNA mismatch repair protein MutS: MSKATAANETPLMKQYNSIKAKHPDAILLFRVGDFYETFGEDAVKASKVLGIVLTKRGNGSATEVALAGFPHHSLETYLPKLVRAGYRVAVCDQLEDPKFTKTIVKRGITEMVTPGVTFNDHILDAKSNNFLAAICWDKSNFGLAFMDVSTGEFLTGSGDKEYADKLLQSFKPGEILFPKNNKSFFRDNFGGQSSEFGLEDWVFTSEFTEELLLKHFGTKSLKGFGIEKMGLHTIAAGAALHYLSETRHDRLNHITKLQLIEEEHYVWLDKFTARNLEIFYTNSPGGTSLVDVLDQTSTPMGGRLLKRWIALPLKNKKAIEDRLEAVEELKNNTELRQSLQSYLSQIGDLERLMSKIAAARINPREMVMLRKTLDLTGPIKELCLGSSCLPIKRIGEQLNPCETMRDKIANELQDEPPALVNKGNVIKQGVNPELDELRKISTSGKEYLLEVQQREALRTGITSLKVAYNQVFGYYIEVTNAHKNRVPDDWVRKQTLTNAERYITEELKEYETKILGAEEKILALETRLFEELVLSLTEYTEAVQLNSGLLAKLDCLCNFAFIAIENNYTKPILNDGLALKIVEGRHPVIEKLIPVGEQYVPNSIQLDPEDCQIIILTGPNMSGKSALLRQTALIVVMAQIGSFVPATKTELGVVDKIFTRVGASDNLSSGESTFMVEMNETASILNNLTPKSLVILDEIGRGTSTYDGISIAWSITEFLHENGIARPKTMFATHYHELNELEKSLARVKNYSIAIKEINKKIIFLRKLVEGGSEHSFGIHVAQMAGMPKKVIERANQILSHLEKDHSS, translated from the coding sequence ATGAGTAAGGCAACTGCAGCAAACGAAACCCCATTAATGAAACAATACAATAGCATCAAGGCTAAACACCCGGATGCCATTTTGTTATTTAGGGTTGGTGATTTTTATGAAACCTTTGGGGAAGATGCAGTCAAGGCTTCTAAAGTATTAGGAATAGTATTAACCAAACGTGGAAATGGATCTGCCACTGAAGTTGCCCTTGCAGGATTTCCTCATCATTCCCTCGAAACTTATTTGCCAAAATTAGTTAGAGCAGGTTATCGGGTTGCCGTATGCGACCAATTGGAAGATCCAAAGTTTACCAAAACCATCGTTAAAAGAGGCATTACCGAAATGGTAACACCCGGCGTTACCTTTAACGACCACATTCTGGATGCTAAATCCAATAATTTCCTTGCAGCCATCTGTTGGGATAAAAGTAACTTTGGATTAGCATTTATGGATGTTTCCACCGGAGAGTTTCTTACCGGATCCGGCGATAAAGAATATGCCGATAAATTACTTCAAAGCTTTAAGCCGGGAGAAATTCTCTTTCCCAAAAATAACAAGTCCTTTTTCCGGGATAATTTTGGTGGACAAAGTTCCGAATTTGGTTTAGAAGATTGGGTTTTCACCTCCGAATTCACCGAAGAATTATTGTTGAAACACTTCGGTACTAAATCCCTAAAAGGATTTGGTATTGAAAAAATGGGCTTACATACCATCGCAGCCGGTGCAGCTCTGCATTACCTTTCTGAAACTAGACACGACAGACTCAACCACATCACCAAACTTCAACTGATTGAAGAAGAACACTATGTTTGGTTAGATAAATTCACTGCCAGAAATCTGGAAATATTCTACACCAATAGTCCGGGTGGTACCAGTCTGGTCGATGTATTGGATCAAACCTCCACACCCATGGGAGGACGACTGTTGAAAAGATGGATTGCCTTGCCGCTGAAAAACAAAAAAGCCATTGAAGATCGGTTAGAAGCAGTAGAAGAATTAAAAAACAATACTGAACTCCGACAATCCTTGCAATCATACCTGTCTCAAATAGGAGACCTGGAAAGATTAATGTCCAAAATAGCCGCAGCAAGAATCAATCCCAGAGAAATGGTCATGCTCCGAAAAACCTTGGATTTAACCGGTCCAATCAAGGAGTTATGTTTGGGATCTTCCTGCTTGCCCATTAAACGTATTGGAGAGCAATTAAATCCATGCGAAACCATGCGGGATAAAATTGCTAACGAGCTTCAGGATGAACCTCCGGCCTTGGTCAATAAGGGCAATGTAATTAAACAAGGTGTTAACCCTGAGTTGGATGAACTAAGGAAAATTAGTACTTCAGGAAAGGAATATTTGCTGGAAGTTCAACAACGAGAGGCTTTACGTACCGGTATCACCTCCCTAAAGGTTGCTTATAACCAAGTTTTTGGATATTACATCGAAGTTACCAATGCCCATAAAAATCGAGTACCGGACGATTGGGTAAGAAAACAAACCTTAACCAATGCTGAACGCTATATAACAGAAGAACTAAAAGAATACGAAACCAAAATTCTAGGTGCAGAGGAAAAAATTCTGGCACTAGAAACAAGGTTATTTGAAGAACTGGTACTATCCTTAACCGAATATACAGAAGCTGTTCAGCTAAATTCAGGGTTATTGGCCAAACTGGATTGTCTTTGCAATTTTGCCTTTATCGCAATCGAAAACAATTATACCAAACCCATATTAAATGATGGATTAGCCTTAAAAATCGTCGAAGGAAGGCACCCGGTTATTGAAAAGCTAATTCCGGTCGGAGAGCAATATGTTCCGAATTCCATCCAATTAGACCCTGAGGATTGTCAAATTATCATTCTAACAGGTCCAAACATGTCGGGTAAATCGGCATTATTGAGGCAAACTGCTTTAATAGTTGTTATGGCTCAAATTGGCAGTTTTGTTCCGGCTACCAAAACGGAACTGGGTGTGGTAGACAAAATATTTACCCGTGTAGGAGCTTCAGACAACCTCAGTTCCGGTGAAAGTACCTTTATGGTAGAGATGAATGAAACAGCGAGTATCCTGAACAATTTAACTCCGAAATCATTGGTTATTCTGGACGAAATTGGCCGGGGAACAAGCACCTATGATGGTATTTCCATTGCCTGGTCAATTACTGAATTTTTACATGAAAATGGAATTGCAAGACCCAAAACCATGTTTGCTACTCATTATCATGAACTGAATGAGTTGGAAAAATCCCTGGCCAGGGTTAAAAACTATAGTATTGCTATTAAAGAGATTAATAAAAAAATCATCTTCCTCAGAAAGTTGGTGGAAGGAGGTAGCGAACATAGCTTCGGTATTCACGTAGCTCAAATGGCAGGTATGCCTAAAAAGGTTATTGAACGGGCAAATCAGATTCTTTCTCATCTGGAAAAAGATCATTCTTC
- a CDS encoding insulinase family protein: MLQKKMRKVLLTASVIGLSLQSFSQTKLIEKVSAKADELIIPYERYQLPNGLTVLIHEDHSDPIVHLDVTYHVGSAREELGRSGFAHFYEHMMFQGSDHVEDEQHFKLVSEAGGQMNGSTNTDRTNYFETLPSNKLEMALWLESDRMGWLLDAVTQQKFEVQRATVKNERGQNYDNRPYGLMYEKLGQAIYPYGHPYSWSTIGYLEELDRATLEDLKKFFLRWYGPNNAVLTVAGDVETKQVLSLVEKYFGPINRGPEVKKMDWEKINLESDRYISYEDNIRFPAIVMSFPTVPNFHPDEPALDVLSDILGGSKNSIFFKNFDKAQIAVQSSVSHPCMELGGQFTLSVFALPGTNLAEMEKKIRESLEEFEKRGVSEDDLNSYKARHESQVFQSLENVAGKAGQLAQYYTMMSNPNYIGKDIERYNKVTKEDVIRVYNQYLKGKKCVVLSIVPKGQSQIAANKDNFTPKFTSADFKPDNKQYEGLSYKKPAKEADKFDRSKIPGSGANPVMKVPSVVKGNKAGCDYIITPYDELPIVSLSLLFKAGHRYESINKSGIATLTSSLLDETTKNFSTEAIAGELDRMGSEITIEANDDDIIFNVFCLKKNLSRTLELLNEKVVNPAFNQDDFDRKKSEQLEFIANQVTQARAMADNAFRAKLYKANSILSIPVVGTSTTVESISLDDVKAYYSNLNLKNARIIVVGSIAEKDLNPLFKGLESLTPSKTALVSDKGEFNTFQNFTVYYISKEKAPQSEIRIGYVALPYDATGTFYKANVANFPFGGNFNSRINLNLREKRGFTYGTRAAFEATDLAGPFFITGGFKGVVTDSSMIELVTELRSFHEKGITEDELAFTKSSLGQADALKFEAPQQKGRFLKRLLDYKLETSYLEKQNEVLKGLTSSELNGLIKKYFNLNNMVSVVVGDPKNIEKLKAAGFNVEEIKP, from the coding sequence ATTCTACAAAAGAAAATGAGAAAAGTACTCTTAACAGCAAGTGTAATCGGATTAAGCCTACAAAGCTTTTCCCAAACCAAGCTGATAGAAAAAGTTTCAGCTAAGGCAGATGAGTTAATCATTCCTTACGAGCGTTACCAATTACCTAACGGTTTAACCGTATTAATACATGAAGACCATAGCGATCCAATCGTTCATTTGGATGTAACTTACCATGTTGGAAGTGCAAGAGAAGAACTTGGACGCAGTGGTTTTGCACACTTTTACGAGCACATGATGTTCCAAGGTTCAGACCACGTAGAGGATGAGCAACATTTTAAATTGGTAAGTGAGGCCGGAGGACAAATGAATGGAAGTACCAATACAGACCGTACCAATTATTTTGAGACACTCCCTTCCAATAAACTTGAAATGGCTTTGTGGTTGGAATCGGATAGAATGGGCTGGTTACTGGATGCTGTTACCCAACAAAAATTTGAGGTTCAAAGAGCTACGGTAAAAAACGAACGTGGACAAAATTATGACAACCGTCCTTACGGATTGATGTACGAAAAACTCGGTCAGGCTATTTATCCATATGGACACCCTTATTCCTGGAGCACCATTGGATATTTAGAAGAGTTGGACAGAGCCACCTTGGAAGATTTAAAAAAATTCTTTTTACGTTGGTATGGACCTAACAACGCCGTATTAACAGTTGCCGGTGATGTTGAAACGAAACAAGTTCTTTCCTTAGTGGAAAAATACTTTGGACCAATCAATCGCGGACCCGAGGTAAAGAAAATGGATTGGGAAAAAATCAACTTGGAGTCGGATCGTTACATCTCTTATGAAGACAATATTCGATTTCCGGCCATAGTAATGTCTTTTCCAACCGTTCCGAACTTCCATCCGGATGAGCCTGCATTAGATGTACTTTCTGATATTTTAGGAGGTAGTAAAAACTCTATTTTCTTTAAAAACTTCGACAAAGCTCAAATAGCAGTTCAATCCAGTGTTTCCCATCCTTGTATGGAGCTGGGAGGACAATTTACCCTTTCAGTTTTTGCATTGCCCGGAACCAACTTGGCAGAAATGGAGAAAAAAATCAGAGAATCGCTGGAAGAATTTGAGAAAAGAGGTGTTTCGGAAGATGATTTGAACAGCTATAAAGCCCGACACGAATCCCAAGTTTTTCAAAGCTTGGAAAATGTTGCCGGAAAAGCTGGACAATTGGCTCAATATTATACCATGATGAGTAACCCTAATTACATTGGTAAAGACATTGAACGTTATAACAAAGTAACCAAAGAAGATGTAATCAGGGTTTATAACCAATACCTGAAAGGCAAAAAATGTGTGGTATTGAGTATTGTTCCCAAAGGACAGTCGCAAATTGCCGCCAATAAAGACAATTTCACACCCAAGTTCACTTCAGCAGATTTCAAACCGGATAATAAGCAATATGAAGGATTAAGTTACAAAAAACCTGCTAAGGAAGCCGATAAATTTGATCGTTCAAAAATACCGGGTTCCGGCGCCAATCCGGTTATGAAGGTTCCTTCCGTAGTAAAAGGTAATAAAGCCGGCTGTGATTATATCATCACCCCTTACGACGAATTGCCAATAGTTAGTTTGTCTTTGCTTTTTAAAGCCGGTCACAGGTACGAATCAATCAACAAATCCGGAATTGCAACCTTGACATCCAGCCTTTTAGATGAAACTACCAAGAATTTTAGCACAGAAGCAATTGCTGGAGAATTGGACAGAATGGGAAGTGAAATTACCATTGAAGCAAACGATGATGATATCATCTTTAATGTTTTTTGTTTAAAGAAAAACTTAAGCCGTACCTTGGAATTGTTGAATGAGAAGGTTGTAAATCCGGCTTTCAATCAAGATGATTTTGATCGTAAAAAATCCGAACAATTAGAATTTATTGCTAATCAGGTTACGCAAGCCAGAGCAATGGCCGATAATGCGTTCAGAGCTAAATTATATAAAGCAAACAGCATCCTTTCCATTCCGGTAGTTGGCACAAGTACTACGGTAGAATCAATTTCTTTGGATGATGTGAAAGCTTACTACAGCAACCTAAACCTAAAAAATGCAAGAATAATTGTGGTTGGAAGCATTGCTGAAAAAGATTTGAATCCTCTCTTTAAAGGATTGGAAAGTCTAACCCCTTCCAAAACTGCCTTGGTTTCCGATAAAGGTGAATTTAATACTTTTCAAAATTTTACCGTTTACTACATCTCAAAAGAAAAAGCTCCACAATCTGAAATTAGAATTGGTTACGTGGCTTTACCATACGATGCAACCGGAACCTTTTATAAAGCCAATGTTGCCAATTTCCCATTCGGAGGTAATTTCAATTCACGTATAAACCTTAATCTTCGTGAAAAAAGAGGATTTACCTATGGAACCAGAGCCGCATTTGAGGCTACTGATTTGGCAGGTCCATTTTTCATTACCGGAGGTTTCAAAGGTGTAGTAACAGATAGCTCCATGATAGAATTGGTTACAGAACTCAGAAGCTTTCATGAAAAAGGAATAACAGAAGACGAACTCGCCTTTACTAAAAGTTCTTTGGGTCAAGCGGATGCCTTGAAATTTGAAGCCCCCCAACAAAAAGGTCGATTTTTAAAACGTTTATTGGATTACAAACTTGAAACTAGTTACCTTGAAAAACAAAATGAAGTTTTAAAAGGATTAACAAGCTCCGAATTAAACGGATTAATCAAAAAATACTTCAACCTGAACAACATGGTTTCTGTGGTAGTTGGAGATCCCAAAAACATAGAAAAACTAAAGGCCGCTGGTTTTAATGTAGAAGAAATTAAACCTTAA